The proteins below come from a single Miscanthus floridulus cultivar M001 chromosome 1, ASM1932011v1, whole genome shotgun sequence genomic window:
- the LOC136498805 gene encoding probable serine/threonine-protein kinase PBL15: MPKPWRPVLASASKCCAGEDAAVAPDGLARCRPQQSELSRRLASFRRLSSLANSPASSAATTTMADKDGSVKQQQQQGGGGGEMAGPLQLHSFGLGELRGVTHDFSSSFLLGEGGFGGVYKGFVDAGMRPGLDAQPVAVKQLNAAGFQGHREWLAEVIFLGQFRHPHLVRLLGYCCEDEERLLVYEFMPRGSLENHLFRRISATLPWGTRLKVAIGAAKGLAFLHAANTPVIYRDFKASNILLDSDFTAKLSDFGLAKMGPEGEDTHVTTRVMGTHGYAAPEYVQTGHLNVKSDVYSFGVVLLELLTGRRAMEHVRGRTAHAEQHVKLVDWTRPYLSGGSRRLRCIMDQRLAGHYSVKGARAVAQLAVQCTAQQPRDRPRMVAVVEALEKLQGLKDMAVTVGLWPATAPVAGRNAISAKIRAGVKGAGAGPRRRSASSKLP; the protein is encoded by the exons ATGCCGAAGCCGTGGAGGCCGGTGCTGGCGTCGGCCTCCAAGTGCTGCGCGGGGGAGGACGCGGCGGTGGCCCCGGACGGGCTGGCGCGGTGCCGGCCGCAGCAGTCGGAGCTCTCGCGGCGGCTGGCGTCCTTCCGGCGGCTCTCGTCGCTGGCCAACAGCCCGGCGTCGtcggccgccaccaccaccatggcgGACAAGGACGGCAGcgtgaagcagcagcagcagcagggcggcggcggaggggagaTGGCGGGCCCGCTGCAGCTGCACTCGttcggcctcggcgagctccgcgGCGTGACGCACGACTTCTCCAGCAGCTTCCTGCTGGGCGAGGGCGGCTTCGGCGGCGTGTACAAGGGCTTCGTGGACGCCGGCATGCGCCCGGGCCTCGACGCCCAGCCCGTCGCCGTCAAGCAGCTCAACGCCGCGGGCTTCCAGGGCCACCGCGAGTGGCTCGCCGAGGTCATCTTCCTGGGCCAGTTCCGCCACCCGCACCTCGTCCGCCTCCTGGGCTACTGCTGCGAGGACGAGGAGCGCCTCCTCGTCTACGAGTTCATGCCGCGCGGAAGCCTCGAGAACCACCTCTTCAGGA GGATCTCGGCGACGCTGCCGTGGGGCACCCGGCTGAAGGTGGCGATCGGCGCCGCCAAGGGTCTAGCCTTCCTGCACGCCGCCAACACGCCGGTGATCTACCGGGACTTCAAGGCCTCCAACATCCTTCTCGACTCCGACTTCACCGCGAAGCTGTCGGACTTCGGCCTCGCCAAGATGGGTCCCGAGGGCGAGGACACGCACGTGACGACCCGCGTCATGGGCACCCACGGGTACGCGGCGCCCGAGTACGTGCAGACGGGCCACCTGAACGTGAAgagcgacgtgtacagcttcggcgtcGTCCTCCTGGAGCTCCTCACGGGCCGCCGCGCCATGGAGCACGTCCGGGGCCGCACCGCGCACGCGGAGCAGCATGTGAAGCTCGTCGACTGGACCCGGCCCTACCTCAGCGGCGGCAGCCGCCGGCTGCGCTGCATCATGGACCAGAGGCTGGCCGGACACTATTCGGTGAAGGGCGCGCGCGCCGTGGCGCAGCTGGCCGTGCAGTGCACGGCGCAGCAGCCGAGGGACCGGCCGAGGATGGTGGCCGTGGTCGAGGCGCTGGAGAAGCTGCAGGGGCTCAAGGACATGGCTGTCACCGTCGGACTCTGGCCCGCCACCGCGCCTGTTGCTGGCAGGAACGCCATCTCGGCGAAGATCCGCGCCGGGGTCAAGGGCGCCGGCGCTGGGCCCCGGCGGAGGAGCGCGTCCTCCAAGCTGCCTTGA